The DNA region GGCGCCCTGGCGAGCGGTGGTCGGCTGGGCGACAACGGTCGAGGGTGAGAGTTCGCCCGATGCCCGGGTCGTTCCCGGCCGGTCGTAGGAGCACGCCCGCGTGGTGCGGGAGACATCGTCGAAGGTGGACACCGCAGCGGGGTCTGCGTCTGCGAGGAGCGTGTCCCATTCATCGGCGGCGCCCCGCGTCCCGGAGATGAACACGACGGTGGGCGAGCCTGTGCCGGCGCACTCCAGGATCATGGCGCGGCCGCCTCCGATATCGACCGACTCGGTCGAGACGATGTCACCGCCGCCCGGGCGTGGCGACGCCGGCGACGGGGCTGCATCCGAGCACGCGGCCAGTATCAGCACAACGACGGATGCGGTGGCGAGCGTCGCGAGGAACCTCACCGGCCAGCGGCTCTGGTCCACGTCCGTCATCTCCCTGTCCTCATTCGCTGCCCGGCTGGGTGGGCATCACCGTAACCGCCGCTGCGAAGACGGGCTGCAGTGCCTGGATCACCTGTCCGTTGCGCCGAGAGGATCGGCCCCTCAAGGTATCCACAATCGCGACGGTGCGATAGGGGTCGCAGGAGCCGCGGAACCTCTCGTCCTGACAAAATCCGCCATCCGGCCCTCACCCCCGTGCAAGAGATTTACTCTCTCGTCATGACAACATCGCCATCAGCGATCACCACGACGGGACAGCTGCGCGCGTCGGGGCACACCTATCGGCCGCTGCGCGTGGAGCTGCGTGAGAACCTCCTCTCAGCGCTGGCCGACGGGCGCGACCCGTGGCCCGGCATCCACGGGTTCGACTCCACGGTGATCCCCCAGCTGGAGCGCGCGCTGCTGGCCGGACATGACGTGGTCCTGCTGGGCGAGCGCGGTCAGGGCAAGACCCGGCTGCTGCGCAGCCTCTCCGGACTGCTGGACGAGTGGTCGCCGGTGATCGCCGGGTCCGAACTGGGTGAGCACCCGTTCCATCCGGTCACGCCCGCCTCGGTTCGACGCGCAGCCGAACTGGGCGACGACCTGCCGGTGACCTGGCGGCATCGCTCCGAGCGATACGTCGAGAAGCTCGCCACTCCGGACACGTCGGTGGCCGATCTGATCGGTGACGTCGACCCGATCAAAGTGGCCGAGGGTCGCTCGCTCGGAGACCCCGAGACCATCCACTACGGTCTGATCCCACGCAGCCACCGTGGAATCGTCGCGATCAACGAATTGCCCGATCTTGCCGAGCGCATCCAGGTGTCGCTGCTTAATGTGATGGAGGAACGCGACATCCAGATCCGCGGCTACCTGCTTCGGCTCGACCTGGACGTCCTGGTCGTCGCCACGGCCAACCCCGAGGACTACACCAACCGAGGACGGATCATCACGCCGCTGCAGGACCGGTTCGGCGCGGAGATCCGCACGCACTATCCGCAGACCATCGAGGAGGAGGTGGCCGTCATCCGCCAAGAGGCCGACCTGGTCGCCACGGTTCCCGCCCACCTGCTCGAGGTGCTGGCGCGCTTCACCCGCAATCTTCGGGATTCGGATGCCGTGGACCAGCGGGCGGGTGTGTCGGCGCGCTTCGCCATCGCCGGGGCCGAGACGATCGCGGCCGCAGCTCTGCACCGCGCCACGCGTCAGCACGAGGAGGTCGGGGTGGCGCGACCGGTGGACCTCGAGACCGCCGTGGACGTGCTGGGGGGAAAGATCGAGTTCGAGACGGGTGAGGAAGGCCGCGAGCGTCCCATCCTCGAGCATCTGCTGCGCACCGCGATCGCAGAGACTGCTCGCACGCACCTGCGGGGCATCGACGCGGCAGCGTTGGTGGACGCGCTGCACGACGGGGCCACGGTGATGACGGGTGAGCAGGTCCCCGCCGCCGATGTCCTCGCCGCGATGCCGGTCCTCGGCGAGTCCGATCTGTACGACGAGGTGGCCGAGCGACTCGATGCGCGGACCCCGGGCGAGCGGGCGGGCGCTCTGGAGCTGCTGCTCGAGGCGCTCTACCTGGAGCGGCGCATCAGCAAGGACAGCGCGGCGGGGGAGAGCGTGTATGGGTGAGCACGGGAGCCGACGCTGATGGTGCGCGGATTCCACCGCGCGCCGGCGCACACCAACCGGTACGGACGCTACTCCGGCGGGCCGGACCCGCTTGCCCCGCCGGTCCCCGTGCAGGAGGCACTCGAGGCGATCGGGCACGATGTGATGTCCGGCACGTCGGCCGAACGCGCGATGCGCGAGTACCTGCGCCGCGGCAGCCGCGACCAGCAGGGTCTTGACGACCTGGCCCGGCGCGCTCGCGAGCGCCGCGCAGAATTGGTGCGCCGCCATCGGCTGGACGGAACACTGGACGAAGTGCGACAGCTCCTGGACCACGCCGTGCTCGAGGAGCGCAAGCACCTCGTCCGCGACGTCGAGATGGACGATGACGCCCGATCCTTCGCCGAGATGCGGCTGGAGAACCTGCCGCCCAGCACCGCGGCGGCGGTGAACGAACTGTCCGACTACCAGTGGCGCAGTCCCGCCGCGCGCTC from Microbacterium sp. zg-B185 includes:
- a CDS encoding sigma 54-interacting transcriptional regulator → MTTSPSAITTTGQLRASGHTYRPLRVELRENLLSALADGRDPWPGIHGFDSTVIPQLERALLAGHDVVLLGERGQGKTRLLRSLSGLLDEWSPVIAGSELGEHPFHPVTPASVRRAAELGDDLPVTWRHRSERYVEKLATPDTSVADLIGDVDPIKVAEGRSLGDPETIHYGLIPRSHRGIVAINELPDLAERIQVSLLNVMEERDIQIRGYLLRLDLDVLVVATANPEDYTNRGRIITPLQDRFGAEIRTHYPQTIEEEVAVIRQEADLVATVPAHLLEVLARFTRNLRDSDAVDQRAGVSARFAIAGAETIAAAALHRATRQHEEVGVARPVDLETAVDVLGGKIEFETGEEGRERPILEHLLRTAIAETARTHLRGIDAAALVDALHDGATVMTGEQVPAADVLAAMPVLGESDLYDEVAERLDARTPGERAGALELLLEALYLERRISKDSAAGESVYG